One window of Cohnella hashimotonis genomic DNA carries:
- a CDS encoding pseudouridine-5'-phosphate glycosidase, whose protein sequence is MNPYLQLTKEVQEALNEGKPIVALETTIISHGMPYPQNIEMARKVEDIIRENGAVPATIGIMNGRIRIGLDAEGLEAFANSPQVEKVSRRDFAHILSAGKIGATTVSATMIGAAMAGIEVFATGGIGGVHRDGENSMDISADLTELAQTNVAVVCAGAKSILDIGRTLEYLETQGVPVVGYQTDEFPSFYARESGFGVDFRLDTPEEVAAMLRTKWNLGLAGGAIVANPVPAEYAQPADKMEAVIRQALDEADAQHIAGKRVTPFLLGRIKELTGGSSLDTNIQLVYHNAKVAAEIAVALKAK, encoded by the coding sequence ATGAACCCATACCTTCAATTGACCAAGGAAGTCCAGGAAGCGCTGAACGAAGGCAAGCCGATCGTCGCGCTGGAGACGACGATCATCTCGCACGGCATGCCGTATCCGCAAAACATCGAGATGGCCCGCAAGGTCGAAGACATCATCCGCGAAAACGGCGCCGTCCCGGCGACGATCGGCATCATGAACGGCCGTATCCGGATCGGGCTCGACGCGGAGGGGCTCGAAGCGTTCGCCAACTCGCCGCAGGTCGAGAAGGTCAGCCGCCGCGACTTCGCGCACATCCTGTCCGCCGGCAAGATCGGGGCGACGACCGTCTCGGCCACGATGATCGGCGCCGCGATGGCCGGCATCGAAGTGTTCGCCACCGGCGGCATCGGCGGCGTTCACCGCGACGGCGAGAACAGCATGGATATCTCCGCCGACCTCACCGAGCTGGCCCAGACGAATGTCGCCGTCGTCTGCGCAGGCGCGAAGTCCATTCTCGACATCGGCCGCACGCTCGAATACCTGGAAACCCAGGGCGTCCCCGTCGTCGGCTACCAGACGGACGAATTCCCTTCGTTCTACGCCCGCGAGAGCGGCTTCGGCGTCGACTTCAGGCTCGACACGCCCGAAGAGGTCGCCGCCATGCTGCGGACGAAGTGGAACCTCGGCCTCGCCGGCGGCGCGATCGTCGCCAACCCTGTGCCGGCCGAATACGCCCAGCCGGCGGACAAGATGGAAGCCGTCATCCGCCAGGCGTTGGACGAAGCCGACGCCCAGCATATTGCCGGCAAGCGCGTAACGCCGTTCCTCCTCGGACGAATCAAGGAGCTGACCGGCGGCAGCAGCCTCGACACGAACATCCAGCTCGTGTACCACAACGCCAAGGTCGCGGCGGAGATCGCCGTGGCATTGAAGGCGAAGTGA
- a CDS encoding transposase, with amino-acid sequence MGKRLKEETRLRIVKEALAGVKVGVLARMYDIHPETIRLWIREHRDFIPPEDIPSADEHLQEIQRLQEVEQRYDRAVKALGEKELEIEILRELLKKTTPVYPKNSK; translated from the coding sequence ATGGGAAAAAGGTTAAAGGAAGAAACACGGCTTAGAATTGTTAAGGAAGCATTGGCTGGGGTTAAGGTGGGGGTGCTTGCTCGCATGTACGACATTCACCCCGAAACCATTCGTTTGTGGATACGCGAGCATCGTGACTTTATTCCACCGGAGGACATTCCCTCGGCAGACGAGCATTTGCAAGAAATCCAGCGGTTGCAGGAAGTCGAGCAGCGGTATGACAGAGCGGTTAAAGCGCTTGGTGAAAAAGAACTCGAAATTGAAATTCTGCGTGAACTGCTAAAAAAAACAACCCCCGTTTATCCGAAAAATTCGAAGTAG
- a CDS encoding IS3 family transposase — MKRGEPVARVLRILELNESTYYERRKRAAQPDAERVEPVRRGRPVPGYAYNESGEKVCDEQIQEWLLLLLEGEEHVYGYKLLARCIRKQYGVKLNKKKAYRMCKALGILQKKRQRLQTHPRRLPRNHTITASNQLWQMDIKYGYALGQERFFFVLSIIDVFDRVVVGQYRGPVCEAKHAVQTLGIALQQRLQPGEALPIIRTDNGPQFVSKLFQDMCECWDMVHERIPPRTPNMNAYIESFHSILERCLFSNRTFMTLEEAYEALDQFMDFYNNRKMHGSLKNMAPTAFAAWVKTLDDASAFYRSV, encoded by the coding sequence ATTAAACGGGGGGAGCCTGTAGCACGGGTTCTGCGCATTCTCGAGTTGAATGAGTCCACCTATTATGAGCGGCGTAAGCGTGCCGCTCAGCCTGACGCAGAACGCGTCGAGCCGGTCCGCAGGGGACGCCCTGTGCCCGGATACGCCTACAACGAATCGGGCGAGAAAGTCTGCGACGAGCAAATCCAGGAATGGCTGTTGCTACTGCTGGAGGGCGAAGAGCACGTCTATGGCTATAAGCTGTTAGCGCGCTGTATTCGCAAGCAGTACGGGGTGAAGCTGAACAAGAAAAAGGCTTATCGCATGTGCAAGGCACTCGGCATTCTTCAAAAAAAGCGGCAACGCCTACAGACGCATCCTCGGCGATTGCCGAGAAATCACACCATCACCGCATCGAATCAACTTTGGCAAATGGATATCAAATATGGCTATGCCTTGGGTCAGGAGCGTTTCTTTTTCGTACTCAGCATCATCGACGTGTTCGACCGCGTCGTCGTAGGGCAATACCGCGGCCCTGTTTGCGAGGCCAAGCACGCGGTGCAGACCCTGGGGATCGCGCTGCAGCAGCGCCTTCAGCCGGGTGAAGCACTGCCTATCATCCGCACGGACAACGGCCCCCAGTTCGTCAGCAAGCTGTTTCAAGACATGTGCGAGTGCTGGGACATGGTCCATGAACGGATTCCGCCGCGGACACCGAATATGAATGCCTACATCGAGTCTTTCCACAGCATCCTTGAGCGTTGTTTGTTTAGCAATCGTACATTCATGACGCTGGAGGAAGCTTATGAAGCGCTCGACCAATTCATGGATTTTTATAACAACCGTAAGATGCACGGCAGCCTAAAAAACATGGCTCCAACAGCGTTCGCAGCGTGGGTTAAGACATTGGACGATGCTTCAGCCTTTTACAGATCGGTGTAA